The sequence below is a genomic window from Nocardia fluminea.
GACGACCAGTGTCTGCCCGTTCTCGGAGAGCTCGACCGTGCCCGCGGTGCACAGCACGATCCCGGGCCCGGCATCGGCGAGCACGACCGGCTCGTCGTCGGTGCCGAGATCGAAGCGGCACAGGGCGAATTCCGGTGCGGGCGTGTGGTATCGGATACCGCCGTCGCTGCCGGGTTCGGGTTCGATCACCGGCAGATCGATCGGCTCGAAGTCCAGCACCCGCAGCAGTTCGGGCACGTCGACGTGCTTGGGGGTGAGCCCGCCACGTAACACGTTGTCGGAGTTGGCCATGATCTCCACGCCGACCCCGCGCAGGTAGGCGTGCAGATTGCCGGCCGCGAGGAACAGGGCCTGGCCCGGCTCGAGCGTCAGGCGGTTGAGCAGCAGCGCGGCGAGGACACCGGCGTCGCCGGGGTAGACCTCGGCCAGTTCCAGCGCGGTGCGCACCTCAGCGGTGAACTCATGCGCGCCCTTGCCCGACAGGTAGTTCACGCACCCCTCGAGCACGGTGGGCAGCAGCTTCGACAGCGCCGCGGGCGGCAGCGTGATCCAGGTGGTGAACAGGGTTCGCAAACCGGCCGAATCGGGCTGCGCGGCAAGCAATTCGGCGTAGAAATTGAGGCCGGGTACATCCAGCGCGCGCAACAGATCGACGGTGCGGTGCGGATCGCGGAACCCGGCCAGCGCCTCGAAACGTTCCAGCGCGACAACGAGCTCGGGCTTGTGGCTGTCGTCGCGGTAGTTGCGCAGCGGCGAATCCAGCGCCACCCCGGTGCGGTTCTCGCGTTCGAAACCGGCGCGTGCCTGCGCCGAACTCGGGTGCGCCTGCAGCGACAGCGGCTCCTCGGCGGCGAGGATTTTCAGCAGGAACGGCAGCCGCGCGCCGAAAGTATCGGCCACCGCGCCCAATTCGCCGGCCGGGTCGGCGACGAGTACGTCGAGCAGCGAGCGTGGACCCGAATCGGTCCGCACGTGCGCGGGATCAGCGGGGTGCGCGCCGAACCAGAGTTCGGCTTCGGGATGGGCCGAAGGCACCGGCCGTCCGCACAGCTGAGCGAGCGCGGTGCGCGACCCCCATGCGTAGGAACGCAGCGCACCAACGAGTTCCTGCACTAGTAGCGTCCCCCGTCGTATCGATCCGGTTCGGGCGCGGCGGTCCCGTGCGCACCGGTGAGCCGAAGATAGGCCGCGGCCATCTCCAGTCGCACCGCGAGCACCGCGAGCTGCTCGAGTTCGCTGCCGTGTCCGCCCCCCGCGGCGGAGTCGGCGGCGGTGCGTTCGATCGCGGGCGCGGCGCCCGGGTCGGCGAGCTGGGATTGCAGCACGTCGACGTCGGCATGGACCAGGTCGGCGTCGACCAGACCCGCGCCCGCGCCTTCGAAGACCGCGAGCTTGCGCCGGGCGGCGGCCTGATCGGGATGCACGCTCAGGGCCAGCACCCGGACCCGGTCGACCGGCGCGGGACCGTCGAGTTCCTCGTCATGGAACAGCGGATCGAAGCCGGGCGCGGTGCCGCCGGAAGCGGCGGCCAGGCGACCGACCGCGGCGACGGCGTCGGCGAGATCGGCGGCCGAGGCCAGCCGCCCCGCGGACTGCAACAGCACCTCGGCGCCGTGGCCGGCCAGTTCGACCGCGGCGGGCGAGTCGCCCGCGAGGACGACACCGACACCGTGCATCCGCGCGGCGAGGGTCTTGGCCGGATTGTGGAAGACCTCGTTGGTGGGGCCGTCGCGCAGCGCTTCGGCGTCGAGCATGTCGGCCAGCGCGGTGAGATCGGGGGTGGCCGGGCCGCTGCGCTGGGCGTCGACCCCACGCAGCACGGCGATGCCGACGGCGAGGAAACGCAGCAGCCGATTGTGGTCGAGAACAGGTACCCGTGGTTCGAGCACGATCGCGCGACCGGCGGCGACGGCACGCAACGGACCCTCGTTGGGCGCGGCGATCACCACCTCGGCGCTGCGGCGCAGTGCGCGGTCGACGGCGTCGATCAGCCGGGGGTCGCCCGCGTCGTCGCCGGCGACCAGCACCACGTCCAGCGGGCCGACCCATGGCGGCAGCGCGGTGACCGCGACGATCGGCAGCCCGGCCCGGTCGCCGAGCGTGGCGACGAGCAGCCCGGCCGCGCGCGCGGCGCGACCCGATCCCGCGACCAGCACCACGCTGCGCGGGCGCAGGTCGGAGAGCCGTTCGATGAGCGAGGTCTCGGCGACCGCCGCCGCGGTGGCACGCACCTGCGCGCCGCCGGAGGCTGCCGAGCGCAGGGCGCCGCCGGTGTCGGCCGCCGCCAGCGACTCGGCGTCGTCGAGGTCGAATACCGGTGTTCCAGCGATCATCGCCGAATCCACCTCCCCTCATCGCGCAGTGTCGTCTGTGACTCCACTATTCCAGCCGGGCACCGGCAATGCTCGTAATCCGCCGTCGCCGAATACCGGGCATGTGATTCCACGGGTACTGGTTTCATCTTCCCAGTCAGGCGCGGACGATGCTCAGGATCTCGGTCACGAGTGCGTTTACATCGTCGCGCGATCCGGCCTCGACATTGAGTCGGAGCAGCGGTTCGGTGTTCGATGCGCGCAGATTGAACCAGGCGTGGTCGCCCAGGTCGACCGTGACGCCGTCCATCCGGTCCACCGACTCGGTGCGGTTGGCGAACGCGGCGAGCACGGCGGCGGTCCGATCGGCGGCGTCGTCGACGGTCGAGTTGATCTCGCCCGAGGCGGCGTATACGTCGTAGGCGGCCATCAGTTCCGAGACCGTGCGCTCGCCCTCACCCAGCGCGGCCAGCACGTGCAGCGCGGCCAGCATGCCCGAGTCGGCACCCCAGAAGTCGCGGAAGTAGTAGTGCGCGGAGTGCTCGCCGCCGAACACCGCGCCGGTCGAGGCCATCTCCTGCTTGATGAACGAATGCCCGACCCGCGTGCGCACCGGCTTGCCGCCGAGCCCCTCGACCAGTTCGGGCACCGCGCGCGAGGTGATGAGGTTGTGGATCACGGTCGCGCCCGGCTCCTTGGCCAGCTCGCGCTGGGCCACGATCGCCGTGATCGCCGAAGGGGACACGGGCTCGCCGCGCTCGTCGACGACGAAGCACCGGTCGGCGTCGCCGTCGAAGGCCAAGCCGATGTCGGCGCCGCTGGACCGCACCAGGGCCTGCAGGTCGACGAGGTTCTTCGGATCGAGCGGGTTGGCCTCGTGGTTGGGGAACGAGCCGTCGAGTTCGAAGTACAGCGGCACGATCGTGATCGGGCCGAGGGTGCCGAGGACGGCGGGCACGGTGTGGCCGCCCATGCCGTTGCCCGCGTCGACCGCGATGGTGAGCGGGCGGATCTCGTCGAGGTTCACCAGCTCGCGCAGGTACTGCGCGTAGTCGGCGAGCAGATCGGTGCTGGTCGCGGTGCCGGTCGCGCCGTCGTAGGCGGGCACGCCTTCGGTCACCTCGGCGGCGATGGTCGCCAGGCCGGTGTCCTGCCCGACGGGCAGCGCGTTGGCGCGGCACAGCTTGATGCCGTTGTACTCGGCCGGGTTGTGACTGGCGGTGAACATGGCGCCGGGACAGCCGAGCTTGCCCGAGGCGAAGTAGAGCTGGTCGGTGGAGGCCAGGCCGATGTGCACCACATCGAGGCCCTGGGCCAGCACGCCCTGGGCGAACGCCTCGGACAGAGCGGGGGAGGACTCGCGCATGTCGTGCCCGATCACGACACGGGTGGCGCCTTCCGCGCGCATCAGGCGAGCGAAGGAAGCGCCCACATCGCCGACGAACGCCTCGTCGATCTGTTCGCCCACCACCCCGCGGACGTCATAAGCCTTGATCACGGCATTCACGAGTTCGCCAGAGCGCGCGAGGGTCGTCATGTGGCTAACCCTAGCGGGCTGCGCCGACTCTTCGGGATTCCGGCCGCACTAGCTACGGATCGGGAAGAACCCGGAGGTGGCCGCGGCGGCCCGTGCGCGCGGTGCGCGGGGCCGCGGGGGCGTTGTCGCGGTAGCCCGGCTGATCGGCTTCGGCGGGGCGGCGGCGCAGGCCCGCTTCGCGGACGGCTTCGGCCAGCGCGGTGAGATCGTCGTCGTCCGGGGTGCTCGAGGAGAAGCCGCCTTCGTGGCGGACCAGTTCCCAGCCCTTGGGTGCGGTGATGCGACAGGCGTGCGTTTCGCAGAGATCCCAGGAATGCGGTTCGGCGACGGTGGCCAGGGGTCCGACGACGGCGGTCGAGTCGGAGTACACATAAGTCAGCGTCGCTACAGCCGGGTTCTTGCAGCCGGGTCGGCAGCAACGACGCATAGGGATCACGACGTCGAGATTAGCCCTCTACGGCCCGAAAGTGGATACGGACACGCCCTAAAGAGGGAACGTGGAGGCCCGTTCACTCGGGCTCGGGATCGATCAGATCGGGGTCGACGCCGAGGTAGGTGGCGATCTGCTGGACGAGGACCTCGCGCAGCAACTCGACCAGATCGTCGGGGTCGGCGGCCCGCAATTCCAGCGGCTTACGGAACAACACCACTCTGGCGCGCGTGGCCGCACCGTGGCGGTCGACGCCCGCGGGGATCAGGCGCGAGAGCGGGACCGGTCCGTCGGCCACGACCTCGTCGGGCCAGGTGACCGAATCGGGATGCAGTGGACGGATTTTCGGTACATCGTCGACGGCGATGTCGAGTTTGGTGAGGCGGTCGTGCCACCGGGTGTCCAGTGGAGCGAAGGCCTCGAGGACGAGCCGATCGAATTTCTGGCCCCTGGTGCGCCAAGCGGGCACCGTCGGCGGGAGCATGGGGCCTCGGACGCCGCGGCCGCGGCGGGTCACCGACCGAGCGGTGGGTGCCGGAGAATGACGCCGGGAACGTGCCATGGGTCTTTCACCTCTCTCGCCTGCACCGTGAAGATCGAAGGGCGTTCGCCCGGAGACACCGACGTACTGCGCCTGCGTGGCTCCGGGCCAGGCCTGGAGAGAGTCTACTTTCGAACAGTCACTTAACCGATTCCGCGCTTCAGCCTGCGACGCTCTCGTTCCGAGAGACCGCCCCAGATGCCGAAGCGTTCATCATGCGCCAGTGCGTATTCCAGGCACTGGTCACGTACTTCACAGCCCAAGCAGATGCGCTTGGCCTCACGCGTCGAGCCGCCCTTCTCGGGGAAGAACG
It includes:
- the manA gene encoding mannose-6-phosphate isomerase, class I, with protein sequence MQELVGALRSYAWGSRTALAQLCGRPVPSAHPEAELWFGAHPADPAHVRTDSGPRSLLDVLVADPAGELGAVADTFGARLPFLLKILAAEEPLSLQAHPSSAQARAGFERENRTGVALDSPLRNYRDDSHKPELVVALERFEALAGFRDPHRTVDLLRALDVPGLNFYAELLAAQPDSAGLRTLFTTWITLPPAALSKLLPTVLEGCVNYLSGKGAHEFTAEVRTALELAEVYPGDAGVLAALLLNRLTLEPGQALFLAAGNLHAYLRGVGVEIMANSDNVLRGGLTPKHVDVPELLRVLDFEPIDLPVIEPEPGSDGGIRYHTPAPEFALCRFDLGTDDEPVVLADAGPGIVLCTAGTVELSENGQTLVVERGSAAWISAADTDIKARALRGPAQLFSACVGDSY
- a CDS encoding tobH protein is translated as MIAGTPVFDLDDAESLAAADTGGALRSAASGGAQVRATAAAVAETSLIERLSDLRPRSVVLVAGSGRAARAAGLLVATLGDRAGLPIVAVTALPPWVGPLDVVLVAGDDAGDPRLIDAVDRALRRSAEVVIAAPNEGPLRAVAAGRAIVLEPRVPVLDHNRLLRFLAVGIAVLRGVDAQRSGPATPDLTALADMLDAEALRDGPTNEVFHNPAKTLAARMHGVGVVLAGDSPAAVELAGHGAEVLLQSAGRLASAADLADAVAAVGRLAAASGGTAPGFDPLFHDEELDGPAPVDRVRVLALSVHPDQAAARRKLAVFEGAGAGLVDADLVHADVDVLQSQLADPGAAPAIERTAADSAAGGGHGSELEQLAVLAVRLEMAAAYLRLTGAHGTAAPEPDRYDGGRY
- a CDS encoding phosphomannomutase/phosphoglucomutase produces the protein MTTLARSGELVNAVIKAYDVRGVVGEQIDEAFVGDVGASFARLMRAEGATRVVIGHDMRESSPALSEAFAQGVLAQGLDVVHIGLASTDQLYFASGKLGCPGAMFTASHNPAEYNGIKLCRANALPVGQDTGLATIAAEVTEGVPAYDGATGTATSTDLLADYAQYLRELVNLDEIRPLTIAVDAGNGMGGHTVPAVLGTLGPITIVPLYFELDGSFPNHEANPLDPKNLVDLQALVRSSGADIGLAFDGDADRCFVVDERGEPVSPSAITAIVAQRELAKEPGATVIHNLITSRAVPELVEGLGGKPVRTRVGHSFIKQEMASTGAVFGGEHSAHYYFRDFWGADSGMLAALHVLAALGEGERTVSELMAAYDVYAASGEINSTVDDAADRTAAVLAAFANRTESVDRMDGVTVDLGDHAWFNLRASNTEPLLRLNVEAGSRDDVNALVTEILSIVRA
- a CDS encoding DUF3499 domain-containing protein codes for the protein MRRCCRPGCKNPAVATLTYVYSDSTAVVGPLATVAEPHSWDLCETHACRITAPKGWELVRHEGGFSSSTPDDDDLTALAEAVREAGLRRRPAEADQPGYRDNAPAAPRTARTGRRGHLRVLPDP
- a CDS encoding metallopeptidase family protein, which encodes MARSRRHSPAPTARSVTRRGRGVRGPMLPPTVPAWRTRGQKFDRLVLEAFAPLDTRWHDRLTKLDIAVDDVPKIRPLHPDSVTWPDEVVADGPVPLSRLIPAGVDRHGAATRARVVLFRKPLELRAADPDDLVELLREVLVQQIATYLGVDPDLIDPEPE
- a CDS encoding WhiB family transcriptional regulator, whose amino-acid sequence is MFESIEEQWQERALCAQTDPEAFFPEKGGSTREAKRICLGCEVRDQCLEYALAHDERFGIWGGLSERERRRLKRGIG